A genome region from Triticum aestivum cultivar Chinese Spring chromosome 2B, IWGSC CS RefSeq v2.1, whole genome shotgun sequence includes the following:
- the LOC123045972 gene encoding uncharacterized protein isoform X4 encodes MLGGSVFSENKAMINLFELSTGMASTKTLSDRAHREDSPVRRGPTDIKRTVDPAKVCIEDKLETSTRSSLSSKSDASPMKKLLANEIAKEVESKRKPPSVVARLMGLEDDLPAQEQALHSAKSNLRRSHSHDKYAATKKALQQQEQRLYNKTTRGNHIGPKETVEFKDVHAVCEEPLTTHQLQDQTSLGGRSSQNKRDKRIEVVRQKFIQAKRLATDENFLHSKEFQEALEVLSSNKDLFLKFLEEPSSVFSNPLYGQHTMPAPPQTKCITVLKPFKSAENKGARESRTHRVDEENDFVMGKSHKRSHSAEDTFSKPNRIVVLKPSPGKPNRAHARLTPRSSPFEPIQRTAFLGDLQDGTSTLGCTEVSGASVQYLPEDRRRRDESLLSSVYSNGYNGDESSLSRSEGDNIDDGGSLSDSEVVSPVSRHSWDYIKRYSSTYSSSTHSRASHSHSAESSVIKEAKRRLSERWTMVACDEISQEVKLPRTSRTLGDMLSIRETEKEETVAVINSASSSRSCGTKNELAMQASSVSTLSEDETRESSPRNLARSKSLPVSAAMFDNMVVSANSQGCETPKVDARQGKGKLSFKGKVSSFFFPRSKRLAEEKTTLPSDSFGEKVQVTFLDDKRSETNSDLQFDEQIAFCNDKADNSTIPTNCSLNDVGSMEAHVSTDCPSGYNDELRSNAGLKSMRDQPSPTSVPDASLEDSNTNEPESSRSTSACNERVALRSRAIESVPRSLSWEETYSHSPLHTHHLNSSNAEDNESECYALVKKILSSAGLGNLQVSMVFTGWHSADCPLDPALCDKFLDRKEEAAKSRERRSNQKLLFDCVNMALVETGQEALIRTYPWSKACLGARSEALSQDIGEEVWSHVRDWLYGAERLVANEYGDAATMLERIVHQEVEGGGWMKSVRSEPDEMTKQIADGLLVELVGEAMADLTVCFPQQDLAMPMSNL; translated from the exons ATGCTTGGAGGAAGTGTTTTTAGTGAGAACAAGGCGATGATCAACTTGTTCGAGCTGAGTACGGGGATGGCCAGCACGAAGACACTCTCtgacagagctcacagagaag ATTCTCCAGTTCGTAGAGGCCCGACAGATATCAAGAGAACCGTTGATCCTGCTAAAGTTTGTATAGAGGATAAACTG GAGACAAGTACTAGGAGTTCTTTAAGCAGCAAATCAGATGCATCACCCATGAAGAAGCTACTAGCAAACGAGATAGCCAAAGAAGTGGAATCAAAGAGGAAACCACCAAGTGTTGTTGCCAGGTTGATGGGGCTTGAAGATGATCTACCTGCTCAAGAACAGGCATTACATTCTGCCAAAAGTAATTTGAGGAGAAGTCATTCACATGATAAGTATGCAGCAACAAAGAAGGCCCTGCAGCAGCAAGAGCAGCGCCTCTACAACAAAACAACACGGGGCAACCACATAGGCCCCAAGGAAACAGTAGAATTTAAGGATGTGCACGCAGTCTGCGAAGAACCACTAACAACACATCAACTTCAGGAtcaaacttctttaggagggagatCTTCACAAAACAAGAGAGACAAAAGGATAGAAGTTGTTCGACAAAAGTTCATACAAGCAAAACGCCTTGCCACAGATGAAAATTTCCTTCATTCAAAGGAGTTTCAAGAAGCCCTCGAGGTTCTAAGTTCAAACAAGGATCTGTTTCTGAAGTTCCTTGAAGAACCAAGCTCTGTTTTCTCGAACCCGCTCTATGGACAACACACAATGCCTGCACCACCTCAGACAAAGTGCATTACTGTCTTGAAACCATTTAAATCTGCTGAGAATAAAGGGGCAAGAGAAAGCAGAACACACCGAGTTGATGAAGAAAATGACTTTGTAATGGGAAAGTCTCACAAGAGATCTCATTCAGCAGAAGATACCTTCTCGAAGCCAAACAGGATAGTGGTCCTAAAGCCAAGTCCTGGGAAGCCTAACAGAGCACATGCCAGGCTAACTCCCAGATCATCTCCATTTGAACCGATTCAGCGGACAGCCTTTCTTGGTGATTTACAAGATGGTACATCCACCCTAGGATGTACAGAAGTATCGGGTGCTTCGGTTCAATACCTGCCAGAagatcggcggcggcgggatgagtCTCTACTATCCTCTGTATACTCAAATGGGTATAATGGAGATGAGAGCTCTTTAAGCAGGTCGGAAGGTGATAACATTGATGATGGTGGTAGCTTAAGTGACTCGGAGGTAGTCAGTCCAGTGTCGCGTCATTCATGGGATTATATCAAAAGATATAGCAGTACTTACTCATCTTCAACTCATAGCAGGGCATCTCATTCACATTCAGCTGAGTCATCTGTGATCAAAGAAGCCAAAAGGCGACTTTCAGAGAGatggacaatggtagcatgtgATGAGATCAGTCAAGAAGTAAAGTTGCCAAGGACCTCAAGAACTCTGGGTGACATGCTCTCCATCAGAGAAACTGAGAAAGAGGAAACTGTTGCTGTAATAAACTCCGCTTCAAGTAGCCGGTCGTGTGGCACAAAAAATGAGTTGGCCATGCAAGCTAGTTCCGTATCTACATTAAGTGAGGATGAAACCAGGGAGAGCTCTCCAAGAAATTTAGCGAGATCAAAATCTCTCCCGGTGTCAGCAGCAATGTTTGATAACATGGTGGTGTCTGCAAATTCTCAAGGCTGTGAAACACCGAAGGTGGATGCAAGGCAAGGTAAAGGAAAGTTATCATTCAAGGGGAAAGTATCAAGTTTTTTCTTCCCTAGAAGTAAAAGGCTGGCAGAAGAGAAAACCACCCTCCCTTCTGATAGCTTTGGTGAGAAGGTTCAAGTCACTTTTCTTGACGACAAGCGATCAGAGACCAATAGTGACCTTCAATTTGATGAGCAAATAGCATTTTGCAATGACAAAGCTGACAATTCCACCATACCAACAAATTGTTCTTTAAAT GATGTTGGCTCCATGGAAGCACATGTATCTACTGACTGCCCAAGTGGATATAATGATGAACTAAGATCAAACGCTGGCCTAAAATCGATGCGCGATCAGCCTAGTCCTACTTCAGTTCCGGATGCATCACTTGAAGATAGCAACACTAATGAACCTGAATCATCAAGAAGTACCAGTGCCTGCAATGAga GAGTTGCCTTACGATCTCGTGCAATTGAGTCTGTTCCCCGCTCGTTATCATGGGAGGAAACATACTCACATTCGCCATTACACACGCATCATCTGAATTCCTCAAATGCAGAGGATAATGAATCAGAATGTTATGCCCTTGTAAAGAAGATACTATCATCTGCTGGATTAGGCAACCTACAAGTGAGTATGGTTTTCACAGGTTGGCATTCGGCTGATTGCCCTCTTGATCCCGCACTGTGTGACAAGTTCTTGGACCGCAAAGAGGAGGCTGCTAAATCTAGGGAGCGTAGGTCGAACCAAAAGCTTCTCTTTGATTGTGTAAACATGGCATTGGTTGAGACTGGCCAGGAAGCCTTGATAAGAACCTACCCATGGAGTAAAGCATGCCTCGGAGCACGGAGCGAGGCATTGTCACAAGATATAGGGGAAGAAGTATGGAGCCATGTAAGGGATTGGCTCTACGGGGCGGAGAGGCTCGTGGCTAACGagtatggtgatgctgcaacgatGTTGGAAAGAATCGTGCACCAAGAGGTGGAAGGAGGAGGCTGGATGAAATCAGTGAGGTCGGAACCGGATGAGATGACGAAACAGATTGCAGATGGTCTGTTGGTGGAGCTAGTCGGAGAAGCCATGGCGGATCTCACAGTTTGTTTTCCACAGCAAGATCTCGCAATGCCAATGTCAAATCTGTAG
- the LOC123045972 gene encoding uncharacterized protein isoform X3 — MLGGSVFSENKAMINLFELSTGMASTKTLSDRAHREDSPVRRGPTDIKRTVDPAKVCIEDKLETSTRSSLSSKSDASPMKKLLANEIAKEVESKRKPPSVVARLMGLEDDLPAQEQALHSAKSNLRRSHSHDKYAATKKALQQQEQRLYNKTTRGNHIGPKETVEFKDVHAVCEEPLTTHQLQDQTSLGGRSSQNKRDKRIEVVRQKFIQAKRLATDENFLHSKEFQEALEVLSSNKDLFLKFLEEPSSVFSNPLYGQHTMPAPPQTKCITVLKPFKSAENKGARESRTHRVDEENDFVMGKSHKRSHSAEDTFSKPNRIVVLKPSPGKPNRAHARLTPRSSPFEPIQRTAFLGDLQDGTSTLGCTEVSGASVQYLPEDRRRRDESLLSSVYSNGYNGDESSLSRSEGDNIDDGGSLSDSEVVSPVSRHSWDYIKRYSSTYSSSTHSRASHSHSAESSVIKEAKRRLSERWTMVACDEISQEVKLPRTSRTLGDMLSIRETEKEETVAVINSASSSRSCGTKNELAMQASSVSTLSEDETRESSPRNLARSKSLPVSAAMFDNMVVSANSQGCETPKVDARQGKGKLSFKGKVSSFFFPRSKRLAEEKTTLPSDSFGEKVQVTFLDDKRSETNSDLQFDEQIAFCNDKADNSTIPTNCSLNQDVGSMEAHVSTDCPSGYNDELRSNAGLKSMRDQPSPTSVPDASLEDSNTNEPESSRSTSACNERVALRSRAIESVPRSLSWEETYSHSPLHTHHLNSSNAEDNESECYALVKKILSSAGLGNLQVSMVFTGWHSADCPLDPALCDKFLDRKEEAAKSRERRSNQKLLFDCVNMALVETGQEALIRTYPWSKACLGARSEALSQDIGEEVWSHVRDWLYGAERLVANEYGDAATMLERIVHQEVEGGGWMKSVRSEPDEMTKQIADGLLVELVGEAMADLTVCFPQQDLAMPMSNL, encoded by the exons ATGCTTGGAGGAAGTGTTTTTAGTGAGAACAAGGCGATGATCAACTTGTTCGAGCTGAGTACGGGGATGGCCAGCACGAAGACACTCTCtgacagagctcacagagaag ATTCTCCAGTTCGTAGAGGCCCGACAGATATCAAGAGAACCGTTGATCCTGCTAAAGTTTGTATAGAGGATAAACTG GAGACAAGTACTAGGAGTTCTTTAAGCAGCAAATCAGATGCATCACCCATGAAGAAGCTACTAGCAAACGAGATAGCCAAAGAAGTGGAATCAAAGAGGAAACCACCAAGTGTTGTTGCCAGGTTGATGGGGCTTGAAGATGATCTACCTGCTCAAGAACAGGCATTACATTCTGCCAAAAGTAATTTGAGGAGAAGTCATTCACATGATAAGTATGCAGCAACAAAGAAGGCCCTGCAGCAGCAAGAGCAGCGCCTCTACAACAAAACAACACGGGGCAACCACATAGGCCCCAAGGAAACAGTAGAATTTAAGGATGTGCACGCAGTCTGCGAAGAACCACTAACAACACATCAACTTCAGGAtcaaacttctttaggagggagatCTTCACAAAACAAGAGAGACAAAAGGATAGAAGTTGTTCGACAAAAGTTCATACAAGCAAAACGCCTTGCCACAGATGAAAATTTCCTTCATTCAAAGGAGTTTCAAGAAGCCCTCGAGGTTCTAAGTTCAAACAAGGATCTGTTTCTGAAGTTCCTTGAAGAACCAAGCTCTGTTTTCTCGAACCCGCTCTATGGACAACACACAATGCCTGCACCACCTCAGACAAAGTGCATTACTGTCTTGAAACCATTTAAATCTGCTGAGAATAAAGGGGCAAGAGAAAGCAGAACACACCGAGTTGATGAAGAAAATGACTTTGTAATGGGAAAGTCTCACAAGAGATCTCATTCAGCAGAAGATACCTTCTCGAAGCCAAACAGGATAGTGGTCCTAAAGCCAAGTCCTGGGAAGCCTAACAGAGCACATGCCAGGCTAACTCCCAGATCATCTCCATTTGAACCGATTCAGCGGACAGCCTTTCTTGGTGATTTACAAGATGGTACATCCACCCTAGGATGTACAGAAGTATCGGGTGCTTCGGTTCAATACCTGCCAGAagatcggcggcggcgggatgagtCTCTACTATCCTCTGTATACTCAAATGGGTATAATGGAGATGAGAGCTCTTTAAGCAGGTCGGAAGGTGATAACATTGATGATGGTGGTAGCTTAAGTGACTCGGAGGTAGTCAGTCCAGTGTCGCGTCATTCATGGGATTATATCAAAAGATATAGCAGTACTTACTCATCTTCAACTCATAGCAGGGCATCTCATTCACATTCAGCTGAGTCATCTGTGATCAAAGAAGCCAAAAGGCGACTTTCAGAGAGatggacaatggtagcatgtgATGAGATCAGTCAAGAAGTAAAGTTGCCAAGGACCTCAAGAACTCTGGGTGACATGCTCTCCATCAGAGAAACTGAGAAAGAGGAAACTGTTGCTGTAATAAACTCCGCTTCAAGTAGCCGGTCGTGTGGCACAAAAAATGAGTTGGCCATGCAAGCTAGTTCCGTATCTACATTAAGTGAGGATGAAACCAGGGAGAGCTCTCCAAGAAATTTAGCGAGATCAAAATCTCTCCCGGTGTCAGCAGCAATGTTTGATAACATGGTGGTGTCTGCAAATTCTCAAGGCTGTGAAACACCGAAGGTGGATGCAAGGCAAGGTAAAGGAAAGTTATCATTCAAGGGGAAAGTATCAAGTTTTTTCTTCCCTAGAAGTAAAAGGCTGGCAGAAGAGAAAACCACCCTCCCTTCTGATAGCTTTGGTGAGAAGGTTCAAGTCACTTTTCTTGACGACAAGCGATCAGAGACCAATAGTGACCTTCAATTTGATGAGCAAATAGCATTTTGCAATGACAAAGCTGACAATTCCACCATACCAACAAATTGTTCTTTAAAT CAGGATGTTGGCTCCATGGAAGCACATGTATCTACTGACTGCCCAAGTGGATATAATGATGAACTAAGATCAAACGCTGGCCTAAAATCGATGCGCGATCAGCCTAGTCCTACTTCAGTTCCGGATGCATCACTTGAAGATAGCAACACTAATGAACCTGAATCATCAAGAAGTACCAGTGCCTGCAATGAga GAGTTGCCTTACGATCTCGTGCAATTGAGTCTGTTCCCCGCTCGTTATCATGGGAGGAAACATACTCACATTCGCCATTACACACGCATCATCTGAATTCCTCAAATGCAGAGGATAATGAATCAGAATGTTATGCCCTTGTAAAGAAGATACTATCATCTGCTGGATTAGGCAACCTACAAGTGAGTATGGTTTTCACAGGTTGGCATTCGGCTGATTGCCCTCTTGATCCCGCACTGTGTGACAAGTTCTTGGACCGCAAAGAGGAGGCTGCTAAATCTAGGGAGCGTAGGTCGAACCAAAAGCTTCTCTTTGATTGTGTAAACATGGCATTGGTTGAGACTGGCCAGGAAGCCTTGATAAGAACCTACCCATGGAGTAAAGCATGCCTCGGAGCACGGAGCGAGGCATTGTCACAAGATATAGGGGAAGAAGTATGGAGCCATGTAAGGGATTGGCTCTACGGGGCGGAGAGGCTCGTGGCTAACGagtatggtgatgctgcaacgatGTTGGAAAGAATCGTGCACCAAGAGGTGGAAGGAGGAGGCTGGATGAAATCAGTGAGGTCGGAACCGGATGAGATGACGAAACAGATTGCAGATGGTCTGTTGGTGGAGCTAGTCGGAGAAGCCATGGCGGATCTCACAGTTTGTTTTCCACAGCAAGATCTCGCAATGCCAATGTCAAATCTGTAG
- the LOC123045972 gene encoding uncharacterized protein isoform X2 produces the protein MWLVMFHVLCVVLLNFFAVTQFFQESYIFADVVMLGGSVFSENKAMINLFELSTGMASTKTLSDRAHREDSPVRRGPTDIKRTVDPAKVCIEDKLETSTRSSLSSKSDASPMKKLLANEIAKEVESKRKPPSVVARLMGLEDDLPAQEQALHSAKSNLRRSHSHDKYAATKKALQQQEQRLYNKTTRGNHIGPKETVEFKDVHAVCEEPLTTHQLQDQTSLGGRSSQNKRDKRIEVVRQKFIQAKRLATDENFLHSKEFQEALEVLSSNKDLFLKFLEEPSSVFSNPLYGQHTMPAPPQTKCITVLKPFKSAENKGARESRTHRVDEENDFVMGKSHKRSHSAEDTFSKPNRIVVLKPSPGKPNRAHARLTPRSSPFEPIQRTAFLGDLQDGTSTLGCTEVSGASVQYLPEDRRRRDESLLSSVYSNGYNGDESSLSRSEGDNIDDGGSLSDSEVVSPVSRHSWDYIKRYSSTYSSSTHSRASHSHSAESSVIKEAKRRLSERWTMVACDEISQEVKLPRTSRTLGDMLSIRETEKEETVAVINSASSSRSCGTKNELAMQASSVSTLSEDETRESSPRNLARSKSLPVSAAMFDNMVVSANSQGCETPKVDARQGKGKLSFKGKVSSFFFPRSKRLAEEKTTLPSDSFGEKVQVTFLDDKRSETNSDLQFDEQIAFCNDKADNSTIPTNCSLNDVGSMEAHVSTDCPSGYNDELRSNAGLKSMRDQPSPTSVPDASLEDSNTNEPESSRSTSACNERVALRSRAIESVPRSLSWEETYSHSPLHTHHLNSSNAEDNESECYALVKKILSSAGLGNLQVSMVFTGWHSADCPLDPALCDKFLDRKEEAAKSRERRSNQKLLFDCVNMALVETGQEALIRTYPWSKACLGARSEALSQDIGEEVWSHVRDWLYGAERLVANEYGDAATMLERIVHQEVEGGGWMKSVRSEPDEMTKQIADGLLVELVGEAMADLTVCFPQQDLAMPMSNL, from the exons ATGTGGCTGGTGATGTTTCATGTCCTCTGCGTCGTTTTGCTTAACTTCTTTGCCGTGACACAGTTTTTTCAGGAATCCTATATCTTCGCTGATGTTGTAATGCTTGGAGGAAGTGTTTTTAGTGAGAACAAGGCGATGATCAACTTGTTCGAGCTGAGTACGGGGATGGCCAGCACGAAGACACTCTCtgacagagctcacagagaag ATTCTCCAGTTCGTAGAGGCCCGACAGATATCAAGAGAACCGTTGATCCTGCTAAAGTTTGTATAGAGGATAAACTG GAGACAAGTACTAGGAGTTCTTTAAGCAGCAAATCAGATGCATCACCCATGAAGAAGCTACTAGCAAACGAGATAGCCAAAGAAGTGGAATCAAAGAGGAAACCACCAAGTGTTGTTGCCAGGTTGATGGGGCTTGAAGATGATCTACCTGCTCAAGAACAGGCATTACATTCTGCCAAAAGTAATTTGAGGAGAAGTCATTCACATGATAAGTATGCAGCAACAAAGAAGGCCCTGCAGCAGCAAGAGCAGCGCCTCTACAACAAAACAACACGGGGCAACCACATAGGCCCCAAGGAAACAGTAGAATTTAAGGATGTGCACGCAGTCTGCGAAGAACCACTAACAACACATCAACTTCAGGAtcaaacttctttaggagggagatCTTCACAAAACAAGAGAGACAAAAGGATAGAAGTTGTTCGACAAAAGTTCATACAAGCAAAACGCCTTGCCACAGATGAAAATTTCCTTCATTCAAAGGAGTTTCAAGAAGCCCTCGAGGTTCTAAGTTCAAACAAGGATCTGTTTCTGAAGTTCCTTGAAGAACCAAGCTCTGTTTTCTCGAACCCGCTCTATGGACAACACACAATGCCTGCACCACCTCAGACAAAGTGCATTACTGTCTTGAAACCATTTAAATCTGCTGAGAATAAAGGGGCAAGAGAAAGCAGAACACACCGAGTTGATGAAGAAAATGACTTTGTAATGGGAAAGTCTCACAAGAGATCTCATTCAGCAGAAGATACCTTCTCGAAGCCAAACAGGATAGTGGTCCTAAAGCCAAGTCCTGGGAAGCCTAACAGAGCACATGCCAGGCTAACTCCCAGATCATCTCCATTTGAACCGATTCAGCGGACAGCCTTTCTTGGTGATTTACAAGATGGTACATCCACCCTAGGATGTACAGAAGTATCGGGTGCTTCGGTTCAATACCTGCCAGAagatcggcggcggcgggatgagtCTCTACTATCCTCTGTATACTCAAATGGGTATAATGGAGATGAGAGCTCTTTAAGCAGGTCGGAAGGTGATAACATTGATGATGGTGGTAGCTTAAGTGACTCGGAGGTAGTCAGTCCAGTGTCGCGTCATTCATGGGATTATATCAAAAGATATAGCAGTACTTACTCATCTTCAACTCATAGCAGGGCATCTCATTCACATTCAGCTGAGTCATCTGTGATCAAAGAAGCCAAAAGGCGACTTTCAGAGAGatggacaatggtagcatgtgATGAGATCAGTCAAGAAGTAAAGTTGCCAAGGACCTCAAGAACTCTGGGTGACATGCTCTCCATCAGAGAAACTGAGAAAGAGGAAACTGTTGCTGTAATAAACTCCGCTTCAAGTAGCCGGTCGTGTGGCACAAAAAATGAGTTGGCCATGCAAGCTAGTTCCGTATCTACATTAAGTGAGGATGAAACCAGGGAGAGCTCTCCAAGAAATTTAGCGAGATCAAAATCTCTCCCGGTGTCAGCAGCAATGTTTGATAACATGGTGGTGTCTGCAAATTCTCAAGGCTGTGAAACACCGAAGGTGGATGCAAGGCAAGGTAAAGGAAAGTTATCATTCAAGGGGAAAGTATCAAGTTTTTTCTTCCCTAGAAGTAAAAGGCTGGCAGAAGAGAAAACCACCCTCCCTTCTGATAGCTTTGGTGAGAAGGTTCAAGTCACTTTTCTTGACGACAAGCGATCAGAGACCAATAGTGACCTTCAATTTGATGAGCAAATAGCATTTTGCAATGACAAAGCTGACAATTCCACCATACCAACAAATTGTTCTTTAAAT GATGTTGGCTCCATGGAAGCACATGTATCTACTGACTGCCCAAGTGGATATAATGATGAACTAAGATCAAACGCTGGCCTAAAATCGATGCGCGATCAGCCTAGTCCTACTTCAGTTCCGGATGCATCACTTGAAGATAGCAACACTAATGAACCTGAATCATCAAGAAGTACCAGTGCCTGCAATGAga GAGTTGCCTTACGATCTCGTGCAATTGAGTCTGTTCCCCGCTCGTTATCATGGGAGGAAACATACTCACATTCGCCATTACACACGCATCATCTGAATTCCTCAAATGCAGAGGATAATGAATCAGAATGTTATGCCCTTGTAAAGAAGATACTATCATCTGCTGGATTAGGCAACCTACAAGTGAGTATGGTTTTCACAGGTTGGCATTCGGCTGATTGCCCTCTTGATCCCGCACTGTGTGACAAGTTCTTGGACCGCAAAGAGGAGGCTGCTAAATCTAGGGAGCGTAGGTCGAACCAAAAGCTTCTCTTTGATTGTGTAAACATGGCATTGGTTGAGACTGGCCAGGAAGCCTTGATAAGAACCTACCCATGGAGTAAAGCATGCCTCGGAGCACGGAGCGAGGCATTGTCACAAGATATAGGGGAAGAAGTATGGAGCCATGTAAGGGATTGGCTCTACGGGGCGGAGAGGCTCGTGGCTAACGagtatggtgatgctgcaacgatGTTGGAAAGAATCGTGCACCAAGAGGTGGAAGGAGGAGGCTGGATGAAATCAGTGAGGTCGGAACCGGATGAGATGACGAAACAGATTGCAGATGGTCTGTTGGTGGAGCTAGTCGGAGAAGCCATGGCGGATCTCACAGTTTGTTTTCCACAGCAAGATCTCGCAATGCCAATGTCAAATCTGTAG